The genomic segment GCCGGCCTGCAGGTGCGCGCCCTGGAGGTCGTGGAGGAGCTTCTCCCCTGGGAGCGCTGGTGGGCGCCGGTGCCCTCGGACGGCCCGGCCGCCGCCCGGGCCCGCGCCTTCGCCGCCTCCGGCGGCCCCGAAGCCGCAGAGATCCTCATCCGCCGCTCAGATGGATGGATCATTCGCAAGCAGCGGATGATCCTGATCGCATCCCATGCCCTTGCCCATCCCTCTTGAAGGAAAGGAGCGAGAGCCGGTGCGCAGTCTGGTGATCATCCCCACCTATAACGAACGGGAGAACATTGAGGCCCTCCTCCGGGCCATCCTGAGCCTCCCCCTGGACCTGGAGGTGGTGGTCGTGGACGATCATTCCCCCGACGGGACGGGGGAGATTGTGGACCGGATGGCCGCGGCGGATCCACGGATCCACGTTATTCATCGGCCGGCCAAGCTGGGCTTAGGGACCGCTTACGTGGCCGGGTTCCGCTTCGGCCGGGCCCGGGGCTACGACCGTCTCCTCACCATGGACGCGGACTTCTCCCACAATCCGGCCCACCTGCCCGATCTCCTCGCCAGAAGCCAGGAGGCGGACCTGGTGATCGGATCCCGTTACGTCCCCGGCGGGGAGGTGATCGACAGCCCCTGGTATCGCCGGCTGCTGAGCCGAGGGGCCAACGGGTTCGCCCGCCTCATGCTGGGGCTGACCCCCCGCGACGTCACCGCCGGCTTCCGCTGCTATCGCCCCCAGGTCCTGGAGGCCATCGCCCCGGAGACCATCCGCGCGGAGGGTTACGCTTTCCTCATTGAGATCACCTACCGGGCGCAGCGGGCCGGCTTTCGCATCGCCGAGGTGCCCATCCGCTTCCGGGACCGCCGCTACGGGCGGTCCAAGATCTCCCGGCGGGAGATCTGGCGGGCCCTGGGCACCGTCCTCCGGCTCGCCCGCGACCGGATCGCCGGATGAACCTGGAGGCTTCGATGGAGTTCGTGGCCTGCAACCTCTGCGGCTCCTCCCGGGCCCGCCTGCGGTTCCCCAGCACCCTGGCCCGCCGGCGAAGCCGGGCCCCGGACTTCCGGTGCACCAGCGATGGCTACGGCATCCATCCGCCCATCGTGCAATGCCTGGAGTGCGGACTGGTCTACACCAACCCCCGCTATGAGACGGCGGAGATCACGGAAACCTATCGGGCGATGGAGGACCCGCTGTATGTCTTAGAACGGGAGGGACGGGTGCTGACCTTCGAGCGGCACCTCCGGCCCATCGAGCAGCTTCTCGGACCCGGCCGGGGCCGACGGCTGCTGGACGTGGGTTGCCACGTCGGCGTGTTCCTGGAGATCGCCCAGGCCCACGGCTGGGAGGCCTGGGGGGTGGAGCCCTCCCGATGGGCGGTGGAGGTCGCCCGCTCCCGGGGGCTACGGGTGGTGGAAGGCACCCTCCGGGAGGCCGCTTTCCCGGAGGCCTGGTTCGACGTGGTCACTATGTGGGACGTCATCGAGCACCTCAGCGATCCGATGGGAGAGCTACGGGAGATCCATCGCATCCTGAAGCCGGGGGGCTGGGTGGTGATCCATACGATGGACATCGAGAGCCCCTTCGCCCGGTTGCTGGGCCCGCGGTGGCCCTGGCTGATGGAGATGCACCTTTACTACTTCTCCCGGCGCACCCTGCAGCACATGCTGGAGCGAGCCGGGTTTCGCTTCCATCACGCCGCCGCCGAGGGCCGCTACCTGCGCCTGGGCTACCTCGCCACCCGGGTCCGCGCCCTCTTCCCAACCCTGGGCGCGCTGCTGAGCCGGCTGGTCCGGGCCGCGCGGCTGGAATGCCTGCCGGTTTACATCAACCTGGGCGATCTCTTCACCGCCTATGCTTGCAAGCCGGAATAACCCTCGTTGCCCTCGCCTGCCCATCCGCTTAGAATGGGGACGGATGGATCCT from the Thermoflexus hugenholtzii JAD2 genome contains:
- a CDS encoding polyprenol monophosphomannose synthase, with protein sequence MRSLVIIPTYNERENIEALLRAILSLPLDLEVVVVDDHSPDGTGEIVDRMAAADPRIHVIHRPAKLGLGTAYVAGFRFGRARGYDRLLTMDADFSHNPAHLPDLLARSQEADLVIGSRYVPGGEVIDSPWYRRLLSRGANGFARLMLGLTPRDVTAGFRCYRPQVLEAIAPETIRAEGYAFLIEITYRAQRAGFRIAEVPIRFRDRRYGRSKISRREIWRALGTVLRLARDRIAG
- a CDS encoding class I SAM-dependent methyltransferase, with protein sequence MEFVACNLCGSSRARLRFPSTLARRRSRAPDFRCTSDGYGIHPPIVQCLECGLVYTNPRYETAEITETYRAMEDPLYVLEREGRVLTFERHLRPIEQLLGPGRGRRLLDVGCHVGVFLEIAQAHGWEAWGVEPSRWAVEVARSRGLRVVEGTLREAAFPEAWFDVVTMWDVIEHLSDPMGELREIHRILKPGGWVVIHTMDIESPFARLLGPRWPWLMEMHLYYFSRRTLQHMLERAGFRFHHAAAEGRYLRLGYLATRVRALFPTLGALLSRLVRAARLECLPVYINLGDLFTAYACKPE